The uncultured Tolumonas sp. genome includes the window GACCCATGTAGTCGCACTTCCGGATAGGGCATATTTTCCTAAATTTTCAACCAATAACTGTAAACGAACTTTCTGCTGAGGTGATGTAGGCAGATAATGACTAACAGTTACCTTTGAACCGGCTTGTCCAAAATGCATTTTATGACCAAGTAATCTCGAAAGACTTGCAATAGAAGCATACCGTCTTAGCATTTGAGCACAACTTGGGCGAATACGACTAACTCTAATCTTTAATCGCTTTCCTTCCGAATCCTTTAAATCATATCGCTCAGATATAAAATCCAAAGGTGAAAACCCATTTTGGTTTTTGCTTTTAAATGCATTCAAATATGCGGAAGTTATATTTCGAACAGGTTCATTTAATTGAATTTTATTTGAAGATTTATATAGCCATATAGAATCCTTTATTGCTTCTGGTGCTTTTTCCCTCAATGAATCTGATCTATTTTTTAGGTATTCGAAAAGTTCCTTTGATTTTCCATGAAACAACCTAGACTCCATGGAAATTTCAAGTTCAGATGGTGGTGCACTAGAGAAATCTTTTCTAATTAATCGATATCCAGCTCTTGGCTTTTCGAAAACAAAACAAACTCTCCTGTCAGGATCTTGGGGATGAGGATACATAGAATCCTTGGTCATTCGCAAAATGTCTGAGATATTCGCTAGCGTATATACAGACATTAAAACTGCTGCGGCACTTAATACTACGGACGAAGTACCGGTCCACTCACCATTCATATCTAATGATATAATTTCACGACAGGATCTCAATATTTGTCTAATTTCTTGACTTGAATATGGTTGTCTTGGTGTTGATGGTATATTAGATAAAAATGGAAGATGTCCAGATATGACATCATCATGTACTAAATCACAATGCAACTCCGCATATGTTGCTAATAATCGAACTATATAGGTAGGTGCAGAGACATCCCGCCTATTTTTTCCTTTCCTGTTACCACTTTGGATTGGTTTTATTTTGTACCATATATAAAATGCATATAAAAAATCATAATTCACAAAGCTAAGATTAATTATCTTATATCCAATATCTATTTCTTCTAGAAACGATAAAAAAGGTTTAATTGATCCATATCGAGCATTCAGTGTCGAAACTGATAATCCCCTTTGGTAATCCGCATACAATGCTTCATTAAGTTGCAATAATAACTCACGTCTTAATGGGTATTCTTCTATTTTTGATTTGAAATCAAATGTAACATTTAAAACAACAGGATCAGAGATGCACCATACCAACGAGATAATAGGTGGAACCGATAAATCTCTTTGGCGTGCAGATTTTATTCCATATCGATATGGATTTTTCATATTTTCACCTCATCAATATTTCATCATATTTAATAAATCATTTTCATATTTGTTAAGAATTTCATGATCCATCTGTTGCAGTTCACTAACCATTCCAATGTATATATCTGAAGTGGTGCTAACATGTGAATGACCTAAACGTTCTTTAAGCCACAACAAACAGGTTGTTTCAGATGAAAAATAAAAACTCCAGTTTGCTAAAGTTTGAGTAGCAAAAATATGACGCATAGTGTGTGGTGTCATGGATATTGGTAAAAGAGCTGATTGACATGCTTTTTGAAAATACTTTTGAACAGAAGATGGATGCCAAGATCTTCCTCTATTGCTTATAAATAATGATGTTGAAATGTTATTATTTAAACTAAACCTTTCTTGTCGAACCTGATGAATATAAATCCATAATGCATGGCATAATGAATTACTAAAAAAACAATTCGACTCTTTCTGTTTTTAATATACATCTCATTATTTTTTAGATGGATAGCATACCTAATTCGACTTTGTTCAATCACATCCTGAAAAGATGGAAGAACGTTAGTTGGCATTGATAATACCTCGCTAATTCGCATTCCACTCTCTAACATAACCCAAGCTATTAATTTTATTTCTGAATTTAATTGATTTACAAACCTCATTAATTCATCAATTGTCGGTAATCGATCTTTTATATTCCTCACTCTTAGTAATGAATTGATCCTATATTTTTTTACCTTAAATTTCTTTTGATTGAAATTAACCCCATGATAATTCACCTCCACGACTTCAGTTAAGCCAATGAATGGATCTTCGATATAACCATTATTTATACACCAAACAATAAAAGTAGATGCGTTTCTTAATCTTACATTGACAGATCTTGATGAATTTGGATGCCTTATACCATCCTCATACATGTTATTACGCCAATGAATCCAATGCCTCATGTTAATCGCTGACAATGAAACGCCTATGCCGTCTAAAAACATCAATAGTGATTTAATCGATTCAACATTAGAACGAATCGTGTGCATAGATTGCCATCGACCAATTTCCATTATTTGATGGATAACATAATTTGTTGGTGCATCTATTATTCGGAAACGATCATCGATAAAAACTGGTATCGTAGAGCATTGTTTTTTATTTAGATCATCAAAAAACGCAGATTTTA containing:
- a CDS encoding tyrosine-type recombinase/integrase yields the protein MYIHQVRQERFSLNNNISTSLFISNRGRSWHPSSVQKYFQKACQSALLPISMTPHTMRHIFATQTLANWSFYFSSETTCLLWLKERLGHSHVSTTSDIYIGMVSELQQMDHEILNKYENDLLNMMKY